The genomic region ATGTTGATCACTCCTGATACCTAGAGATGGTATGCCTAGTTTCCAGCCATACGGATCGTCTTGACAAGACATGGTTGATCATCCAAGTACATGATATTCGCAAAATCAAGATTCAAATGACACAATCTCCTTGTCAATGGACAGAAGAGTGTATTTCACAATTAGTACATTAAACTCGCAAAAGATATCAACCCATTAGTCAGATTTCATGATGCAGCACAAAGTATACCAGAGGATCCAAGTACATTTCTGGGGAACAGTTACATATTTGGGACAAGTAGCCCTTTCTATGAAAAACTTACCATAGAACCCTTAAGAACGACACCTTGGGAACAATGTCTCCCCCACATAACCCCCTGCCATTGCTCTTCTTACATTGGACTCGAACAATTTCGGATTATCTCTCAACACAGCAGCAGCATCATGATTGAGCGGATCTTCATGATTTGGTTCCTGTTTACATAGAAAACATCCAGATCAAGACCACAAACACATGAAACAACTCACAGGCCTTTGCAAATCTAGGTAAATGTCAGTACCGTGAAGAGATGATACAAGCCATAGATGATTGTATTTACGTTCAGAACAGGTTTCCAGTCTTCTCTTAAAATATTAAGGCATACATTCCCTTCCAAGTCGATGTTAGGATGGTACACCTGCCAGTGTCATACACCGTAAAAAAAACATGCAATGGAATCGACTACCAATGTTCAAGCAAAAAAGGCAATTATCCATGACATTAGTACTTACCTTAGTTTTGCACTTGACCTTTGGTGGCTCATGGGGGTAGACAGACGGAACTTGAAAGGAAAACACAAATACACCGCCCCTGCAAAAAAGTCCCTCCCCAAAATTAAAGTTATCTTCGAACCTCAAGTAGATAAGCAGAACCCAATTTGTTAAATACACTAAAAACCAAGACGACAAAAGCTTTCGCTCACTCTTTTCGTTCCCCCCTTATAAAAGTTTGTATATACGAGCCCTCAACCGTGTTTGAAAATCATATACAAGAAAGGAAATAAAGGTAAAAGAAACACAGGGCCTCTCAAGATAATAGGCACCTGACGCAGGAAAAGGAAACAAAATAGAGCATTCTCGAGATATATAATGTGGTCGTGGTAGTATTAAATGATAGGTCTGACATCGAATTCGATCAATATCATAGGCAACCTAGAGATATTTAAAATGCTTGATAGATTATGTACTTACATATAATATCCCTCATCAGGACGTATAGTGACTTCAAAGTTCATGAGGTCGTCCTTTCCATTAGGAAATGATATGTTACAGGACTTTGGAAGGTTCAGTTCACTGATATCTACAACAAAAATAATGCTGAAACGTTAGAGAGGCAGGGAGCTACTATATTTTAAAGCTTCAACAGGTCAAAGTGAACAAAGCAAGGTTATATCACgtctaaaacaaaaataaatctgATTAAAAAGAGGTGCTTATAAGTTGCAAACGTGCAGCCACCAgaaagaaaataataaaaaagaagAGGAACTTAGGACACTACAAAGAAAGTGATCCAAGACTTAGCAAAAAGAAACGGAAGTAACTACAAGCCACAAACGGTTGTCAGTATAGAATTTGATGAACAACTTCCATTTAAAGCTTTGAAATTCTAGCCTCCGCACTGTCCGCAGCATGCAATTACTTACAAATTTCCATGCAAAATTCTAATCTGCGTGTAGTTAGCTCAAGGCCACAACACCATAGGTTGAACTTTAACAATTTACTTGGGCTCTCCACTTCTCTGTGAGGTACATCCGTACATTTCATCCATAGAGTCCAGCATGGAGAA from Silene latifolia isolate original U9 population chromosome 3, ASM4854445v1, whole genome shotgun sequence harbors:
- the LOC141648504 gene encoding NEDD8-conjugating enzyme Ubc12-like; translated protein: MINLFKVKAKQRENAENLNGKTHVKKQTAGELRVHKDISELNLPKSCNISFPNGKDDLMNFEVTIRPDEGYYMGGVFVFSFQVPSVYPHEPPKVKCKTKVYHPNIDLEGNVCLNILREDWKPVLNVNTIIYGLYHLFTEPNHEDPLNHDAAAVLRDNPKLFESNVRRAMAGGYVGETLFPRCRS